The segment ATCTTCGCTTTCCCGGACCTCTTCGCCTCCCCCGCCCGGGGCGCGTCGCGCCCGGCGGCGCACGCCCCCGGCGATAGCCTCGCGGCATGGAGATCCTCGCCTACGGCGTCCTGTCCGACGAACGCCCGCTGCTCCAGGACGCGCTGGAACAGCACCGGCTGCGCATGCTGGACGTCTTCCTCACCGCCGACACCGCCCCGCTGGCCGCCGGCTTCCCGGTCGTCTCCAGCAGCGTCAACGACACCCTGGACGCCGGGGTGCTGTCGCTGCTCGCGGCCGGCGGCACCAAGCTGATCGCCCAGCGGTCCACCGGTTTCAACAACATCGACCTGACCGCGGCCGCCGAACTCGGCCTGACCGTCGCCCGGGTCTCCTACTACAGCCCGTACGCGGTCGCCGAGCACGCCTGGACCCTCGCCCTCGCCGTCAACCGCCGGCTCACCCGGGCCACCACCCGCTCCCGCGAGTTCGACTTCCGGCTCGACGGCCTGATGGGCCGCGACATCCACGGCATGACCGTCGGCGTGATCGGCACCGGTAAGATCGGCGAGTGCTTCGCCCGGATCGCGGCGGGCTTCGGCACCGAACTCCTCGGCTGGGACGTCGCGGAGAACCCCGCCTGCCTGGAACTCGGCATGACCTACACCGAACTCCCCGAACTCCTCTCCCGCGCCGACCTGGTGAGCCTGCACGTCCCCCTGCTGCCGGCCACCCACCACCTGATCGACGCCGCCGCGCTGGCCCGGATGAAGGACGACGCGATCCTGGTCAACTCCAGCCGCGGCGGCCTGGTCGACAGCACCGCCCTGGTCGAGACCCTGCGCGCCGGCCGCCTCTCCGGCGTCGGCCTCGACGTCTACGAGGAGGAGACCGGCGTCTTCTTCACCGACCAGTCGATCCAGGGCGTCACCGACGACACCCTCGCCCGCCTCGTCACCTTCCCCCAGGTCCTGGTCACCAGCCACCAGGCCTACTACACCCGCACCGCCGTCGGCCAGATCATCGACGCCACCGCCCGCAACATCGACGACTTCGCCGCCGGCCGCACCAGCGAGAACACCCTGGTGCCGAAGAGCTGACCCAGCACCCGTCCGGCCAACGGCCCCACCTCGCTCCCCGGGGGTGTCCAGCGGCCGGACCCCCCGCCCGTCGAACCGGTTCAAGCCCAGGGAATGGATGCCGTACTCGACGGACTCGTCCGACGAACAGCGGGCCCTTGGTCGAGCCGTTGGTCACCGCCTGGAAGCAGAAGCGGGTGTTGTGCTCGGCGACCGGGGACCCGGGCTCGTGCGATCTGCGCGAGGTCGTGAACGCGCTGCTGTACCGGAGCCGGACGGGCTGCCAGCGGCGGCTCCCACCGCATGACTCACCGGTACTCACCGGTCTGGTCGGCGGTGTTCCACTCCCATGCTCCACCGCCGGCATGCTCCGCCACCTCACCACCCCCACCCCCGCCTGGCGCGACGAGGCCGAGCCGGCCGCGTGAACGTCCCCGAACTGCTGCGGCTGCCGCAGGCCGAACACGACGAGAGCGCCGCACGCGCCGATCACCTGCGCGAACAGATCGACCAACTCACCAGTGCGCCGGCCGAGGTCGAGGCCCGCCTCGCGGGGATGGTCACCAGCGGCAAGGTCATCGACGGCCTCGGCCTGCTCGACAACGAACCGGCCACTGCGGAGACCGCCCCCGTCCACCAGCGCATCGTGACCGCCTTCAACGAGGATCCCCGGCAGGTCTTCCGAGTCGGTGAAGTACACGAACTCCTCGACCAGCCCGGACGAAGCCGCTACTGGAAACGGACTTAACGCCCTCTGAAACTTAGCGAGAATCCCACCCTGGCTTCTGGTCGTCGGCCCCTCACGGGGCAACCATGAGAATGTCCTTCCGGCGCCCGAGGAGCCATCCCCCGCTCCCGTGCACACGGACAGTCGGCAACGTGCCCAGCAGCGTCTTCACCGTCACCGGACGGACCCCGGGCACGAACCGGACAGCAACAGCAAGATGAAGAGTCCTCATGATCATGAGCAAGATGACCGAGCGGATCGTCCTCCCATTACCCGAACTCCTACCGCGGGGCCGGGCCGAGTTCCGAGAGGCAGCACGGCTGATGGCCGCGGCCGGACTGGAGGTCGACCTGCTGAGCGGGCCCGGCCAGGACCTACGCCGCGCCCGGGGAAAGATCACGGCTCTGTACGAGGGTTCACTGGTCGAGCTCCTGCTCCATCCGGCCGGTCGAGGATGGAGTGCGCCGGCCCGTGAACAGGACCGCTTCTTCGGCGTGGTGCGGGCAACGGGAGATGCTGGCGGCATCCTGCTCGGCGGCGTCCTGCTCTCCTACGTCGAGGCCGTCGAGCACTCCCGGGCGACCGGCTGCTCGCTGTCGGAACAGGACTGGCGGGACCTGTTCCGAGGCCCGACCGAAATGATCCGCTTCTCTTCCGGGCGGGCTCTCTCCGCTGACGGCCCGACGCCCGAGCAGCCGCGAACGGGAACGGGGAACGGGGAAGAACGCCCCGGAATCCGCTGGGAGGTGGGTCACCGTCTCTTCTTCTCCCTCACCCAGAGCATCACCACGGCCCTGTCCTGCTTCGCCGCGGCGACGGCACGGAGGGACGAGGCCGAATCCGCGGACTCACTCGAACTGGCCACCTCCTTGATGACCGCAGCCGCTGCCGCGTTGCGGTTCACCGCCGACTTCTCCCCGGCGCACTACGAGAACGACGTCAGACCCAGCATGATGCCGCCGCACGTGGAACCCGGGTTCAGCGGCGTACAAGGTCGCGATCACCAGGTGCTTGTCGAGGTGCTCCGCGCGCTGCGCCCGGTCTTCGGCTCGATCGACCGCGCACGCTATCCCTACGACAGCTTCAAATCCGCCGCCGAGCGGCTCTTCGCGGCGCACGAGTTCGTCTGCGCCAAGTTCGGCGGTGAGACCAAGCCCAGCCTCCTCATGGAGGCGCACCACAAGGACGGGAGCAGCACCAGCGCGGCGGCGGCTGTCGTGCGCCAGATGTCGGAACGCCGGATGGCCCTGATCCACCCTCACCGGCCGTCGCGGGAGCAGCACTCACCCGGTGCCCGGGGTGGCGCGGACGAACCCTCGGAGCCGATCAGCGCGAGCGGTCCGGACGGCGGGCGCAGCAGGAGGCGGGTCGGCGATTCGGAGGACCGCGGAGGCGTTGGCGGCGGGGCACCACCGACGTGAACTGACCACGCGTCACAGCTCCCCAGGGGGCTCCGGATGCCGATGGTGTTCCACCGGAGGTGGACCGGGTCTCTGGGGCAGCGCTGGTCGGAGCCCCGGGTTCGACGGGGCGGTCGAGGAGGGGAGGGTGCGCCCCCGCGCCCGGTGTGCTCCCCACTCCCTCCTGGAGAAGCCGTGACCGGTTTCCGCCGCCTCGTCCCGCCGCTCGCGCTGAGCCTCGTGTCGCTCGGGGCGCTCGTGACCTCCGGCGGTTCGGCCCGGGCCGCCGACCCGCCGGCCGTCGTCTGCACGACCACCGCCACGCAGCACTACAGTCCCGGGCTCACGCTCGTCTCCCGCCCGACACGCATCACGGCGAGCGCCACCTACGCCTGCACGGGCGCCGGTTCGGTGGACACGGCCCGGCTCGGCTTCGACTACACCGTGGACGCCGGCTGCCTTCCGACCTCGTCCCCGGTGACGACCGGGATCAGCGTCCTGGACTGGAACGAGGGGCCCGACTCCGAGATCACCTCCACCTTCGTGGTCACCAGGCCCGCGGGCCAGACCGTGGGGACCTCCGTCGGCACGGTGACGGCGGGCCAGTTCAACGGCTACCTCGTCCATCTCGTCGGCACGTACCCCGGATCGGACCCGCTCGCCTGTGCGACCCCCCAGGGGGTCACGTCCAGCCAGGGAGAGCTGGTCCTCACGCTCACCCAGCCCTTCTGAGCCGTCGCCCGTCCCGCGCGGGACGGGCCGGCCCCTGCGCCCCCTCCCCGGGGGACTGCTGGCGACCTGCCTTGTCGAACAGCTCCGGACGAGCCGGACGGGACGCACCCGGCGCGTGATCGCCTCCTGCGTCCTCCGGGCGCCGGACGGACGGGTGGTGGCGGACGGCGAGACGACCGCGGGGGTCCTGGAGGGCACCCTCTACCGGAACTGGCGGGGAGCCGGAGTCGTCCGGGCCGGACAGCTGCCGACCGCCCCGGGCGAACCCCGTGCCCGCGCGGGGCGGGTCAGGTCCCGGCCGGAGAACCAGGTCCTGGCTCGGATCGGGCGGGAGGACGGGGGCGCCCATGCCGTGCTGCGCCTGTCCGGTCCGCACCCCTACCTGCTGCCCGCGTCCGCCGACCACGTGACCGGGCGGCTGTTCGCGGAGGCGACCCGGCAGCTCGTGCTCGGTGCGTGCGCGCCGGACGGCAACGGAGTGCGAACGCTGCACCTGTCGTTCCCCCGGCTGTGCACCCTGGACGCCCCCGTGCGGGTGCGCGCCGTTCCGTGCCCGCGGTCACCGGCGTCCGCCCGATGGCGCGTCCTCTTCTCCCAGGCGGGCGCCACCGTGTGCACCGGGCGCGTCGAGACGGGGGTCTGACCGACGCGCAGGTGCGGCGCGAGCGTTCCCGTGCGGCCGGAACCCGAAGCGCGCGGCCCGCGTCACCGTGTCGGTCGGCTGCCCGCCCCGGACGTGGCCCTGCGGGGCCCGAACACGGCGTGGTGTGCCGACCGGAGCGCCGGCACATCACGGCGGACCCGCCGCCGGCCCCGCGGCCGTGGCCAGCCGAGGACCGTACGGAGCTTCGCGCTCACCGGCATCGCGGCGCTCACGCTGCTGGAGAACGCCCCGCAAGCCCGCTCGCCGGCCGGTACCTCGTTCCCGGGCTGATCGGGGCCGGGGCTGATCGGGGCCGGGGCTGATCGGGGCCGGCGTCCTGGTCCTCACCCGCGTCGTTCCGCACATCCGGGGCCCGGCCGACTGAGCCCGGCCGGGCCTCCAGGCCCTCGCGGGTGGGTCTCCGGGGACCCGGTGCGAGGGTTCTGGCGAGTGGGCGCACCGTACCCGTGGCCGCCTCCCCTCGGAGGCGGTGCGGTAGTGGCGGGGGCGCGGGGCGGGAAAGCCGCCGAGCCGCCCCGTGAACACGCAGGGTCGTCGCCCGGTCCCCCGGGGGACACCCTGTCGGCGCAGTGGCGCGGTGTGTCGGATGCAGGGCGTAGCGGTCGTGGGGTTGGCTGGGTCCCGCGTCGACCCCCGTTCCGCCTCCGTACTGCACGGGGGCCGGTGCGGCTTCCGGTCGGCACGTCCGGCCGTTCCCGAGACCGAATCCGGAGTCACTCATGCCCCACTGCACCACCCGCGACGGCGTGGAGATTTTCTACAAGGACTGGGGGAGCGGCCGCCCGGTCGTCTTCATCCACGGCTGGCCGCTGAACGGCGACGCCTGGCAGGACCAGCTGAAGGCCGTCGCCGACGCCGGCTACCGCGGCATCGCCCACGACCGGCGCGGCCACGGCCGCTCCACCCCGGTCTGGGACGGCTACGACTTCGACACCTTCGCCGACGACCTGAACGACCTGCTGACCAGCCTCGACCTGCGCGACGTCACGCTCGTCGCGCACTCGATGGGCGGCGGCGAGCTGGCCCGCTACATCGGCCGGCACGGCACCGGCCGGGTCCGCTCCGCCGTGCTGCTCTCCGCCATCCCGCCGCTGATGCTCCAGGGCCCGGACAACCCCGAGGGCGTCCCGGAGTCCGTCTTCGACGGCATCAAGGCCGGGATCGTCAACGAGCGCTCGCAGTTCTGGAAGGACACCGCGGTCGGGTTCCTGTCCGCGAACCGGCCCGGCACCAAGGCCACCGAGGGCAACAAGGACGCCTTCTGGTACATGGCGATGGCCGAGACCATCCAGGGCGGCGTCGCCTGCGTCGACGCCTTCGCGTACACCGACTTCCACGAGGACCTGAAGAAGTTCGACATCCCGCTGCTGGTCGTCCACGGCGACGACGACCAGGTCGTCCCGATCGACGCCACCGGCCGCAAGACCGCCAAGCTCGTCCCCGGCGCCGTCCTCAAGGTCTACGAGGGCGGCTCGCACGGCATCGCCGTCGTCCCCGGCGACAAGGAGCGCTTCAACCAGGACCTGCTCGACTTCCTCAAGACCTGACCCCGCCGGACCCCGGCGATGCTGACCACCGACGTCGCGATGCGCGTCGACCCCGACTACGCCCGCATCTGCCACCGCTTCCTCCAACACCCCGAGGAGTTCGCCGACGCCTTCGCCCGCGCCTGGTACAAACTCACCCACCGCGACATGGGCCCGATCACCCGCTACCTCGGCCCCGAGGTCGCCGCCGAGCACCTGATCTGGCAGGACCCCCTCCCCGAGCCCGCCGAGGCCCCGCTCGACGCCGACGCCGTCGGACAGCTCAAGTCCCGCGTGCTGGCCGCCGGGATCCCGGTCGCCGACCTGGTGTGGCTCGCCTGGTCCTGCGCGTCGACCTTCCGCCGCAGCGACAAGCGCGGCGGCGCCAACGGCGCCCGGATCCGGCTGGAGCCGCAGAACGGCTGGGAGGTCAACGAGCCCCACCGGCTGGCCGGCCTGCTCGCCCGGCTGGAGGAGATCCGCACCGCGTTCGCCTCCTCCCGGCCCGCCGGCCACGGCGTCTCACTCGCCGACCTGATCGTGCTGGCGGGCACCGCCGCCGTGGAGAAGGCCGCCGCCGACGCCGGGCACGAGCTGCGGGTGCCGTTCACCCCCGGCCGGGTCGACGCGACCCGGGAGCACACCGACATCGACGGCTTCTCCCACCTGGAGCCGACCGCCGACGGCTTCCGCAACCACCTCGGCAAGGACGACACCCTGCCCGCCGAGTACCGCCTGGTCGACCGCGCCGACCTGCTCGGGCTGAGCGCCCGGGAACTGACCGCGCTGGTCGGCGGCCTGCGCACGCTCGGCGCGACCTACCAGAGCAGCGACCTGGGCGTGCTCACCGCCCGCCCCGGCGTCCTGACCAACGACTGGTACGTCAACCTCCTCGACCAGGACACCACCTGGACACCCACCGCCCACGACCCCGCCCTCTTCGAGGGCCGCGACGCCCGGGGCTCCCTGCGCTGGACCGCCAGCCGCACCGACCTCGTCTTCGGGTCGAACGCCGAACTGCGGGCCCTCGCCGAGGTCTACGCCTCCGCCGGCGGCGAGCAGCAGTTCGCCACCGACTTCGCCGCGGCCTGGGCCAAGGTCATGGACCTCGACCGCTACGACCTGCCCAGCCACCACAGCTGACCGCGGTTGCCCCTCTCCGGGGCGCCCACCCGTTCCGTTCCGAAAGGGAGTGCCGTGACCGATCCCGACGCCCAGGACCCGCTGCCCGCCGAGGACGACGGCGTCCTCGACCCGGCGGACTCGCTGGAGACCGACGATTTGGACGACGACCCGTTGGAGACCGGCATCGTCACCGCCGACGGCTACCGCGGCGCCACCGAGTACGGCACCACCGCCGCCGAGGCCGCCACCGGGGAGTCCCTGGACCGGCTGCTCGCCGAGGAGGAGCCCGACACGCCTGCCCCAGACGTCGACGACCGCTGGTCCGGCGGCCCGGGCCCCCGGGCCGGACGGCTGGTGGAGGCGGGGACGGACCTGTTCGCCGAGGACGGCGGCGCGGACGGCGGCGCGGCGGGCGCCGAGGAGGCCGCCGTCCACCTCACCGACGAGGACGCCGACGAGGCCGCCGAGTTCGACGACGGCGACGACGAGGAGTCCCTGGCCGACGCGCTGCGGTTCACGGCGGCGGACGACCTGCGCGACGCCGACCCGGACGCCGGGGACGACTACCGCTGACTCCCGGTCCTCGGGTCCGCCGGGCTGCGGACCGACGTGCGGCACCGCGGGACCCGGCCTTTCACGGGAGCTGCGGCGCACCGCCACGGCGGCCACGTCGCACCCCCACCCGATCGGGATCGCGATGGACCTGTCGCTGCGTCGTCCCGTCCAGCAGGTCAGTGACGAGTGCGCCGAGGACTCCCAGCGCTGCTACCACCGGGCCGTGGTCGGCCGGATCATCGACGCCACCGCCCGCAACATCGACGACTACGCCGCCGGCCGCACCAGCGGGAACACCCTGGTGCCGAAGAGCTGACCCCGGGCCGGGCCCGGGCGGCGGGGGCGCGGGCCCGGGCGGCGGGGGCGCCCGCCCGGGCGCGGTAAGCGCGGCTTAGGCTGGGGCCCGAACGAAACCGGACCAAACCGGACCGGGCCACACCGGGCCGCCCCGGGCCGCCGCTCGGGCGGCGCCGGGCGGCATGGACGAAAGCGGGGCCGCCCGATGGGCGACGGCATGACGGGGATGCACCACCACGGAGGCGGACCACTCCCCCCCTTCTCCTTCTCCCGCGCCCTGGAGTGGTCTCCGGACTGGCCCTACCTGGTGTTCTGC is part of the Kitasatospora setae KM-6054 genome and harbors:
- a CDS encoding 2-hydroxyacid dehydrogenase, yielding MEILAYGVLSDERPLLQDALEQHRLRMLDVFLTADTAPLAAGFPVVSSSVNDTLDAGVLSLLAAGGTKLIAQRSTGFNNIDLTAAAELGLTVARVSYYSPYAVAEHAWTLALAVNRRLTRATTRSREFDFRLDGLMGRDIHGMTVGVIGTGKIGECFARIAAGFGTELLGWDVAENPACLELGMTYTELPELLSRADLVSLHVPLLPATHHLIDAAALARMKDDAILVNSSRGGLVDSTALVETLRAGRLSGVGLDVYEEETGVFFTDQSIQGVTDDTLARLVTFPQVLVTSHQAYYTRTAVGQIIDATARNIDDFAAGRTSENTLVPKS
- a CDS encoding DUF5709 domain-containing protein, yielding MTDPDAQDPLPAEDDGVLDPADSLETDDLDDDPLETGIVTADGYRGATEYGTTAAEAATGESLDRLLAEEEPDTPAPDVDDRWSGGPGPRAGRLVEAGTDLFAEDGGADGGAAGAEEAAVHLTDEDADEAAEFDDGDDEESLADALRFTAADDLRDADPDAGDDYR
- a CDS encoding alpha/beta fold hydrolase; its protein translation is MPHCTTRDGVEIFYKDWGSGRPVVFIHGWPLNGDAWQDQLKAVADAGYRGIAHDRRGHGRSTPVWDGYDFDTFADDLNDLLTSLDLRDVTLVAHSMGGGELARYIGRHGTGRVRSAVLLSAIPPLMLQGPDNPEGVPESVFDGIKAGIVNERSQFWKDTAVGFLSANRPGTKATEGNKDAFWYMAMAETIQGGVACVDAFAYTDFHEDLKKFDIPLLVVHGDDDQVVPIDATGRKTAKLVPGAVLKVYEGGSHGIAVVPGDKERFNQDLLDFLKT
- a CDS encoding AfsA-related hotdog domain-containing protein, whose amino-acid sequence is MIASCVLRAPDGRVVADGETTAGVLEGTLYRNWRGAGVVRAGQLPTAPGEPRARAGRVRSRPENQVLARIGREDGGAHAVLRLSGPHPYLLPASADHVTGRLFAEATRQLVLGACAPDGNGVRTLHLSFPRLCTLDAPVRVRAVPCPRSPASARWRVLFSQAGATVCTGRVETGV